AAGAGTCAGAGAAGCCTGTGATTTTGCCAGGAGTTACAAGTAGTTTTGCAAGAAACTCACAATTGAACAAACAGAAATAGTAGAGATTTTAGAAGGTCAGTTTTAAGCATATTTCCATATTGATAAGCTTTTTAATaagcttttacatatatatgtctGCACAACCTGTCCAAAACTTTTAAACCACAATGCTGCTACACTGGGAAACATCCTAAGTTTAACTAatgtattatattttttaactCTTCATAGCACTCATATAAAGCAAAGGCAATGATACTTTAAAATGTGCTTAGAGGGTTGATCACAACCTTATTAGTAGCCTAATCTTTGCTGTCAGAGGGTGTAACATGCTTAAGATTACGGGTCTTCACACAATCAGCTTATACAGATCTTTTCTGGTGGAGAGTACTAAATGTGGCACAGACACGGACAGTACAACCCTTACTTAAAGAAGCTGCCATATAACCTGATTTCAGAAGCCAATAGCACTTAATTCTTGCAATCTGCTTACCTATATTTTAGTGTCCAGTCTTCAAATTTTTGGCTAAGATGACTAAGGCAGGATAAACTACTACTTGAATGCCCAGAATACCTATGACTCTTGCCACGTTGGCTGCTGCACTGGTGAGCCCGGTGGGTTACCTCTCTCTGCTAAAGATCAGGCGCCTGTGGTGACATTATAGACTTGGCAGCTTCCTAGAAAGGCACTGATAAACACATGTTCTGGACTCTCCTACAAGAGGAAACTGGACTGAGTAGGGTGGATGGCAGCATGGTATTGATTGCTGTAATATGGGGATCTCCTAATGGATAAAAGGGGACCTCCCAAGAGCCTGCAGTAATTTCTATCCACTAGCATAATGTATTCCATAGTTTTATCTCATCTTCTCCAGATAACACCGCTAGGCATCTGGTTCACGCATGGTAAATATTATAATGTAGCTGCGAGCAAACTGGCTACCCCAGTAAAGACAGAGGCGATGCTGGGGTTCTGCAGCTAATCAACAAGGGCTACGCAGTCCTGCCACTGAATGTGGCTGCTAGTCGTTCCCAGCTAGAGCTCATAGTCTCAGATGGTGCCAGTAAGAGCAGTTGCTGAGTTtaggaatgttttttttcctcaccttcATCTCACTTTTACACAGCCACAAGCGCTATAGTTAAACAAGATCCATTGTCATTTTGCATTCACTCTTACTTATTAAATaatctttgttatttttgaGCCTATAGGGCCATACTGAATTGTAGTATTACCCAACAGTATTATTTCTGTACCCTGCCTGGAAGGTTCTGTCCTTCCTGCACCCTGCAAAGTTACGAGGAGCTGAGGCACTGTAATAAACAGTACAGGACTTACACAAACTGCCTTCCTACAGTCTGCCCACAGGACCTCTTAGGCACTGGTAACACAACCATCTTTTCTGCAGACAACACACAGAGATATTTCCCTGGGAGCTTTCTTACTTCTAGCCTGATTATTCTAACTTGTTGAGGACCATATTGAGACAATGCCCATTCAGAACTGAGAGATCCACTTATTTTAAAGAGAGAGCTTAGGCCTCTAAGCAACGAGACGACTTGCGAGAAGCAGACATGCTGGAAGCAATCCAAATGTCTTATCTGCCACTGTGAAGAGCACCAGGGAACTACTGTGATAACTCAAGatgaaaacattgcagaaatATGCACAAATATTGCGGCACTCTTTCTCTAGACTCCAGTTCCTCTCCCAACCCATTTTTCTGTCTCGTTGTGAATGCAAATGAAGACAGAAGCATGTGGAAAACATCTGCCCGTTACATTCTTAGCTGCCCattttgaagaaactttccTTTCACTTATTCCAAAATAGTTGAAGCACAGACAGATGGCTACTCCAGCCGTGGCAGGTGCGTCAATTTAGTCAGCGTggcaaaaagcaaaacctgaCCTCTGGTCTGCTCAAAATCTCTCTCTGTTGCTTGGCATCAATATTGCATTTACTGAAACTCATTAGACTGCTACGGGATCATTGGCTCCTGACACTCTGCACAAGGTACTCTTGCACAAGAGACCAATTTGAAGCTGTAGAGACTGTGGAAATTTAAGCAAGATCCAGTCATTTTAGGAATCCTTAGCACAGGTAAGTCCATGCCTCAGTGCAGAAATACTAATGAACTTCTCCATCTTCCCTTTCCTATAAAAGTTTTGACTGTTACACAGACAGCACACTGCAAGTGGAAGAAACCTCATGGATAGAATAGcatctttctatttttcttctacagtaTCTTTCTGGCTTGCAGTTTCTATGGAAATATTATCAAACACTAACTTGATTAGGAGTCTTGACTGGTAACATTCAAATCCCTGAGAACTCTCCCACAGGGTGCAGGACTGCCTGCTTATACTCCAGTTGACAATTTATCACTTGCTTTCACATCTCTTACCTATAATCTTCCTGGTTTTGTTCAATATCGCATACTGAAAGAGCAACCTCCCCCATGTCACAAAAAGCAAACTCATCTTTCTATTGTATCCCCTAAAAAGTTATGTAAAAAGGGGATATACGGATCCCTTAAAATCTTATATAGGCAGCCATCAAAAGCACAGTAGTGCCCTGAGGAAAGACTATAGTGACTGCCTACAGGTAACTCTGCCCCACACAGAcctccccctctttctctccttttcaccTTTTAAATGTGTGATTTGATAAAAGCCTTTTGACAATGTAAAAAAGCATTTGGACTTTCAGGAATAAAACAACCAACAACACAGTGAAATAGTAAGAGAGTCTTGACCTTCCAAAGAACACTCACATGCTGGTTGGAACAGGAAGGAATGTAGGAAATGTATGTGTTCAACATGAGAAGtgtttccaggaaagcaggatttttatttgtttttttaaaagactggcAAGTCAAAATGAAAGTGCAACTGACTTCCACATGAGGGTGTGGTGCTTGAAGACAAAATGCAATGTGTCAGACCAATTCAGATCATTTCACTGAAGCACATCTAAACTGCAGTACCTGCTACTAGTCTGCTGGCAAAAGAAggttagttttgttttaatattaactGCTCTGTATATTAAGTGTGATATCTTATTTACATAAGATAGAGAAGAGCTAGGATTTACTCTTAGTTAAGTTGGCTTTACAGAGAGACATCATTTTGCTAAGGGTCATGTTCATTTCCAGTCTTAAAATTGGACTGGTTCAGTAGAAGAACAATATTCTGCTtaattcattaaagaaaaaaaatctatctgtTTAAACTGGGGATATTAACTTCATTCAACATGTATTCATATTCATGTCAAgtttaaacacacagaaacTGAATTTGTATCTAAATGGAAGGCAGGAATaattctgcaagaaaacatgCAAAGCTGTCTATTAATGTATCTATTAATATACCTCCTTGAAAACAGTACTTGAAAAAACAGCTGAGGTTCTGAACTGTTTGGGTACTTGTGGGCAGTTTTGTATGTGATAAGACTCCTTTCTGTGCATAACATCCTGAGAAGTCTCCAGCTGTGAGATGCAGCGTACCCACAGCAATTTGACTCTGGAAGAAATTCCACATGGGCATAAGGTGGCTCGCTATGTGGGATGGAGACTAAACTAAgcctgttctgctgctgttgggcACCTGACTCCCACGGGACTGCTTTGCTTTATGTAATGGGCATGTATACATGTGCCTGAGAAACAACATCATTAACAGGAATGACAGATACGAATAGGTGTGTTAGCCAAAACATAACCGTGTTTGTAAGGGAGAAAAATCAACTGTTGTATTTTAGATAACTTTGTTTCTGTCAAGAACTCAGGTCAGCCAAAAGCGTATCAGGCAGCAGAGCATGTTACTTGTCACAGCCAAACTGCTTTGTGATACACAGACTTCTTGAAGTTTGCACTGAAATgtttattgttttgctttcaagCAAATTTGCCAGTGATCCAATTTGATTAAGCACTCCCAGATGGGTTCTGTAATAAGTGTTTTAGACCTCAAACAAATCTTTTCAGTttgacttttaattttcttctgatctCGGCTAAGTGGATTAAACTTTACCTCCATCAGTTTCTCTTCTACTAAAAGAAGATACATTTGCTGCTGATGTCTGAATCTCTCTTCAGAGTACTATAAAGCTGCAAAAGATTACCCTTGCTGAAAAATCCTTCTAACACAGCTTGTTAGGCATAGAATAGATATCCCTTCCCAAACTAATAAATAGAATTACTGTATCTTTCCATTCTGCACACTTCACTTACGCAACAGTAAATGACATATTACAAGACTTAAAATAAGTGTAATCATCATCTGAAGTCTAATGGgaagtgttttgaaatgttaaaatactcCAACAAAGTCATTAAGGATGAAGCCAAACCACATAGTTAATTTCTAACTaacacatttctaaaaaaaatttagatagaagattcactgaaaaaaaaaagtatcaagtaaaaatagaaattattcatttctttctatttaattGGTCTGCATTCCTAAACATGAGATCAATCAGTAACTTATTTTTCCTGGTAGAcagaatacattaaaaatttttttaaaagttactgttTATAGTAACAGTTTGGCAACCCTTCATTTAAACCCTTGTCTAAAAACCTGAAATGGTATTTGGAGTTTTTTCAAGCTTGAAAAAGCCAAGCTTAAAAAAGCTCTGGGGCAGAATATCAGATAAGAATCTGCTTTCAGTAACATTGGCCTCAAATGCTGAAACACTGCAGATAATGAGAAAGGGGGATGTGTTTTTCATTCTTAGCTACTTTTTGCTACTGCTGTTAAGAAATCTTAATcccatttatttcaagaaaacagGGCACTGCAGGACTGTAGTTTACAACAGAAAGAATTTCAGCAAATTAATCAATGAACACAATtataggaaaagaagaaaatactgtaggACATGACTTGCTTAAGACACAGCCTGAAGATACAAACACTCAAACTTCAACTCTACGCTGGCAGTGAGAAAACAGCCTTAGTGCTTATGGAGCAAATCTGTCATGAGATAGTacttgaaaaaaacagcagagcTTCTGAGCTGTTTGGGTACTTGTGGGCAGTTTTGTACATGATAAGATTCCTTTTTGTCATAACATCCTGAGAAGTCTCCAGCTGTAAGATGCAGTGTACCCGCAGCAATTTGATTCTGTAAGAAATTCCACATGGGCATGGATTGCTGTGTGGGATGGAGACTAAAATAAGCCTGTTCCGCTGCTGTTCAGCAACTGACTCCACTGCTGTGCTTTATGTAACAGGCATGTATATATGTGActgagaaacaaacaagcacatTCCTCCTATATTATACTTGTATCCCAAATTTGCCAAAATTAATGATAGTAGGCACAGAATACTACTGTTTGCCTCTCAGCTTTAACCTGTTAGTATTCCTTATCCACGCCAATGCTCCAATAGGATTTACAGCCTTCAACTGGTActcctttgctttgcagaggcTGTAGAGGAAGGTGTAATTTCAACCCTATAAAGGTACAGacaaatttattttgcagtggAATATTGTCAAACATAACTGAGTCAGAGCAGTCTAAGCAATGATGGCTCCTCAACTGAAATGTTGAAACCAGTGAAGTGCACTCCAAGCATCTTGCAATCTCAAACGCTAATGTTGttaatgaaagcattttcagtTGAATCCATTTTACTTTACATTGCACAAACGGATGTAGTCAGTTGCCCCATTTCATGTGAGAATTTGAGACGGCCTGTTCTACCTCCATCAGTGCTCTACTTTGATTATTTATGAATGTATTCTCAATATCCAACTTCTTTAAACTTGAGATTTATAAGCAACCCTGAGCAAGGGTTTTAGGtttcaacagaaattttaaaacgTAAAACCAGTATTATTTCCTTGGTGttcccttccccccctttttttgtgTCTTGCAGCTTTGCCATGGGCTGGGATATGAATAACTCGACAGATTACTGGATTGAGGACGAGGAGGATGATCTCAACTCTGTTATAGATTACAATACATATGAGCTTCTCTGTGAAAAGAGTGACGTGAGAAATTTCAGTAAATTATTCCTTCCTGTGTTCTATGCATTGGCTTTCACTGTTGGAGTTGCTGGAAATTCATTAGTGGTCGCTATTTATGCCTATTGCAAGAAACCGAAGACTAAGACAGATGTGTACCTCATGCATCTAGCCATTGCTGATTTGCTCTTGCTCTTTACACTCCCTTTTTGGGCTGCAAATGCAGTGCAGGGATGGGAACTTGGAAACTCAATGTGCAAGCTCTCTTCTTCTCTGTACACCATGAATTTCAGCTCTAGCATGCTgttcctggcctgtatcagcgTGGATAGATACAGGGCCACTTCTGAATCCCGGGGTCATAGAAGAATTGGTAAACATTGCAGTGTTACCTGCATCTGTGTCTGGCTGGCTGCCATTTTCCTCAGTATCCCTGAACTGATATTTAATCAAGTCAAGAAACACAATGACAGGAATGA
This Gavia stellata isolate bGavSte3 chromosome 6, bGavSte3.hap2, whole genome shotgun sequence DNA region includes the following protein-coding sequences:
- the ACKR4 gene encoding LOW QUALITY PROTEIN: atypical chemokine receptor 4 (The sequence of the model RefSeq protein was modified relative to this genomic sequence to represent the inferred CDS: substituted 1 base at 1 genomic stop codon) translates to MCQTNSDHFTEAHLNCSTCYXSAGKRSFAMGWDMNNSTDYWIEDEEDDLNSVIDYNTYELLCEKSDVRNFSKLFLPVFYALAFTVGVAGNSLVVAIYAYCKKPKTKTDVYLMHLAIADLLLLFTLPFWAANAVQGWELGNSMCKLSSSLYTMNFSSSMLFLACISVDRYRATSESRGHRRIGKHCSVTCICVWLAAIFLSIPELIFNQVKKHNDRNECLPVFPMNMETLLKATIQILEIILEFLLPFLVMLICYSATARAIFRSANAKKSRPFMVLLAVVATFIITQLPYNIVKFWRAIDIIYMLITDCDASKTIDVALQVTKSIALFHTCLNPLLYAFLGASFKMHIMKTAKNYGYWRRQQQDRRPEEISMNYEDHTEETVSFTI